One Luteibacter aegosomaticola genomic window carries:
- a CDS encoding alpha/beta fold hydrolase, with amino-acid sequence MSMLRHFVTTAGAISAAVIAAPLAASRTDAFATPEMQPQTITWTSCHTGNVALLASELGDRLRCGTLTAPLDHHRPETGNITLSVVRIAVADSTKRQGALFVNPGGPGGDAGEFAGMLAAFWLDAPAADPVHGDKRRILDQFDIVAVIPRGMPGSTPLVCQVNLPRTDFIMTDRSEQNVAAWDLVGRRLSEGCRADPRYPFISTEQTVYDHELVRRSLGEPVFNFYGVSYGTWLGAWYGATYPAKVGRMVLDSPMDFTATFEENHLAAGPALQEVFDRRVARPAAADPARYGLGASETAVRDVLRQLVPRVHEAWVRRFDAPEDLMAAKTASDWLRADPSLDKAGMSAGIDAWVYSEDSALNRRARAAARAALDRIFAPSGAEAGRLSARSAMITTVPCNDTVATADAGQWQDVIARQARDYPARSSAGLMNPCVFSHGPNAVKPPVDRLARAGRILILASEFDTITPIAGAVRMINALPNAKMLVLRGGSDHMLFAMTEQACIERSTARFLVDGRTPTSQLTECLVDVDPARPAPDAPTGGTAAWQARRAQLREIAGGDALAALFSPLAVRSGDTADASE; translated from the coding sequence ATGTCCATGCTTCGTCACTTCGTTACCACTGCGGGTGCTATCAGCGCCGCCGTCATCGCTGCACCCCTGGCCGCGAGCCGTACGGATGCCTTCGCGACGCCCGAGATGCAACCGCAAACGATCACGTGGACGTCCTGCCATACGGGCAACGTCGCCCTTCTCGCCTCCGAGCTGGGCGACCGGTTGCGTTGTGGCACGCTCACCGCTCCGCTTGATCACCACCGCCCTGAAACGGGAAATATCACACTGTCGGTGGTGCGGATTGCCGTAGCCGATAGTACGAAGCGGCAGGGGGCGCTCTTCGTCAATCCCGGCGGCCCCGGCGGCGATGCAGGCGAGTTCGCGGGCATGCTGGCCGCCTTCTGGCTTGATGCACCCGCCGCCGACCCTGTGCACGGCGACAAGCGGCGCATCCTTGATCAATTCGACATCGTCGCGGTCATTCCACGCGGCATGCCAGGCAGCACGCCGCTGGTGTGCCAGGTCAATCTTCCGCGCACCGACTTCATCATGACCGATCGCAGCGAGCAGAACGTGGCTGCCTGGGATCTGGTCGGGCGACGCCTCAGCGAAGGGTGCCGTGCCGATCCGCGCTATCCCTTCATCTCGACCGAGCAGACCGTCTACGACCATGAGCTGGTCCGGCGTTCGCTGGGCGAACCCGTGTTCAACTTCTATGGCGTCTCGTATGGCACGTGGCTGGGTGCCTGGTACGGTGCGACCTATCCAGCGAAGGTCGGCCGCATGGTGCTGGATTCGCCGATGGACTTTACCGCCACCTTCGAAGAGAACCATCTCGCGGCGGGGCCTGCACTACAGGAAGTCTTCGATCGGCGCGTTGCCCGGCCCGCGGCGGCGGACCCGGCGCGTTATGGGCTCGGTGCCAGCGAGACAGCGGTGCGCGATGTCCTCCGCCAGCTCGTACCACGGGTGCATGAGGCCTGGGTGCGCCGGTTCGACGCTCCCGAAGATCTGATGGCCGCAAAGACCGCCTCCGATTGGCTACGTGCCGACCCGTCGCTCGACAAGGCGGGGATGAGCGCCGGCATCGACGCCTGGGTGTACAGCGAGGACTCCGCCCTGAATCGCCGCGCACGTGCAGCCGCGCGCGCCGCCCTGGATCGGATCTTCGCTCCCTCTGGCGCGGAAGCAGGCCGTTTGTCTGCCCGTTCGGCCATGATCACCACGGTGCCCTGCAACGATACCGTCGCCACGGCCGATGCGGGCCAGTGGCAGGACGTCATCGCGCGGCAAGCACGTGATTACCCCGCACGGAGCAGCGCCGGCCTGATGAATCCCTGCGTGTTCTCCCATGGCCCCAATGCGGTGAAGCCGCCTGTCGATCGGCTAGCCCGGGCGGGACGTATCCTCATCCTCGCATCGGAATTCGACACCATTACGCCGATTGCCGGCGCCGTTCGCATGATCAACGCATTGCCGAACGCGAAGATGCTTGTCCTGCGTGGTGGATCGGATCACATGCTGTTCGCCATGACCGAGCAGGCCTGCATCGAGCGGTCCACGGCGCGCTTCCTCGTCGATGGCCGCACACCCACGTCTCAGCTCACCGAATGCCTGGTCGATGTGGATCCCGCCCGTCCTGCGCCAGACGCGCCGACGGGAGGCACCGCCGCATGGCAGGCGCGGCGCGCGCAACTTCGCGAGATCGCCGGCGGCGATGCGTTAGCTGCCTTGTTCTCACCATTGGCGGTGCGCTCGGGTGACACCGCGGATGCGAGCGAGTAA
- a CDS encoding 3-hydroxybutyrate dehydrogenase yields the protein MNDLKGKVALVTGAASGIGHAIAAAYAAAGARVAVADIAADKAEAAAQVMGNGAIGLAMDVTDEAQVEDGFARTARELGPVDILVSNAGIQIIAPVVDLAFADWKRMLAIHMDGAFLTSRAAMRQMIAAGRGGSIILMGSAHSHVASKFKAPYVAAKHGLLGLARTLAKEGAANRIRANVICPGFVRTPLVEKQIPEQAKELGISEEDVVRNVMLRDTVDGEFTTLQDIADTALFLAGFGSNALTGQSLLVSHGWHMQ from the coding sequence ATGAACGATCTCAAGGGCAAGGTCGCGCTGGTAACCGGCGCGGCCAGCGGCATAGGCCATGCCATCGCGGCGGCGTATGCGGCCGCGGGGGCACGGGTCGCCGTGGCGGATATTGCCGCTGACAAGGCCGAGGCCGCGGCACAGGTGATGGGCAACGGCGCCATCGGGCTTGCCATGGACGTCACGGACGAAGCGCAGGTCGAGGACGGCTTCGCGCGCACCGCGCGGGAGCTCGGGCCCGTCGATATCCTGGTGAGCAACGCCGGTATCCAGATCATCGCACCTGTCGTCGATCTCGCCTTCGCCGACTGGAAACGCATGCTGGCCATCCACATGGACGGCGCGTTCCTTACCTCACGCGCCGCCATGCGCCAGATGATTGCCGCCGGGCGTGGCGGCTCCATCATCCTCATGGGCTCCGCGCATTCCCATGTGGCATCGAAGTTCAAGGCGCCTTACGTCGCGGCGAAGCATGGCTTGCTTGGCCTCGCACGCACCCTCGCCAAGGAGGGCGCAGCGAACCGCATCCGGGCCAACGTCATCTGCCCCGGTTTCGTACGTACTCCCCTGGTAGAGAAGCAGATTCCGGAACAGGCGAAGGAACTTGGTATCAGCGAAGAGGACGTCGTCCGTAACGTCATGCTGCGCGACACCGTCGATGGCGAGTTCACCACCTTGCAGGACATCGCCGATACGGCACTGTTCCTCGCCGGATTCGGCTCGAATGCACTCACGGGCCAGTCGCTGCTTGTGAGTCACGGCTGGCACATGCAGTAG